One region of Arcobacter sp. CECT 8983 genomic DNA includes:
- a CDS encoding type II toxin-antitoxin system RelE/ParE family toxin: protein MVNINWTNEAEFWLKDIHDYIALDKKSIAKKVVNEIFNKVQILQSFPKIGYEYLNDENKEIRILLYGHYRIAYLIKNENTIDILGVFHGALDIERYL, encoded by the coding sequence ATGGTAAATATAAATTGGACAAATGAAGCAGAATTTTGGTTAAAAGATATTCATGATTATATAGCACTAGATAAAAAATCTATTGCTAAAAAAGTTGTCAATGAAATTTTTAATAAAGTTCAAATCTTACAATCTTTTCCAAAAATTGGATATGAATATCTAAATGATGAAAATAAAGAAATTAGAATACTCCTTTATGGGCATTATCGTATTGCTTATTTAATTAAAAATGAAAATACAATAGATATTTTAGGTGTATTTCATGGAGCATTAGATATTGAAAGGTATTTATAA
- a CDS encoding DUF3144 domain-containing protein, producing MSEKTNEFLQRADEHIEVANKQLERGLTLGEVSASLMYGSARFTTYMTCTSFDSAEDMLAEKEKIMEYFVNEYKLALEEHLNNFAVTHDFSQNPQ from the coding sequence ATGAGCGAAAAAACAAATGAATTTTTACAAAGAGCGGATGAACATATTGAAGTTGCAAATAAACAATTAGAAAGAGGATTAACATTAGGTGAAGTAAGTGCTTCACTTATGTATGGTTCAGCTAGATTTACTACGTATATGACATGTACATCATTTGATAGTGCTGAAGATATGCTAGCAGAAAAAGAGAAGATAATGGAATACTTTGTAAATGAGTATAAATTAGCTTTAGAAGAGCATTTAAATAACTTTGCTGTTACACATGATTTTTCACAAAATCCTCAGTAA
- a CDS encoding LysE family translocator codes for MDLHTLFLYSIVAFFYVISPGPAVFLAITNGLVHDMRTVTTSSFANILGLFILSSVSISGLGIILLTSSTLFMIVKIVGAGYLIYLGIKQFKNASSLKLKKDENIKIDKSLKKTFLESFFLAVTNPKPIIFFIALFPQFLNLKSSITPQFFIMTGIFMFFSFFILCIYGFAAKSTKGLFKKQNFMTWFHRITGGIFVGLGFSLLQIKNTQN; via the coding sequence ATGGATTTACATACACTTTTTTTATATTCTATTGTTGCTTTTTTTTATGTAATTAGTCCTGGTCCTGCTGTTTTTTTAGCTATTACAAATGGATTAGTGCACGATATGCGTACAGTTACTACATCTTCTTTTGCAAATATATTAGGTTTATTTATTTTATCTTCTGTTTCTATTTCTGGGTTAGGTATTATTTTACTTACTTCTTCAACTTTATTTATGATTGTAAAAATAGTTGGAGCTGGATATTTGATTTATCTAGGAATAAAACAGTTTAAAAATGCATCTTCTTTAAAACTAAAAAAAGATGAAAATATAAAGATAGACAAAAGTTTGAAAAAAACTTTTTTAGAATCTTTCTTTTTGGCTGTTACAAACCCCAAGCCAATAATATTTTTTATAGCACTTTTTCCACAGTTTTTAAATCTAAAAAGTAGCATTACGCCTCAGTTTTTTATTATGACTGGAATATTTATGTTTTTTTCTTTTTTTATTCTTTGTATTTATGGTTTTGCGGCAAAATCAACAAAAGGATTGTTTAAAAAACAAAACTTTATGACTTGGTTTCATAGGATTACTGGTGGAATATTTGTAGGTTTAGGTTTTTCTTTATTGCAAATAAAAAATACTCAAAATTAA